A single Marinitoga aeolica DNA region contains:
- a CDS encoding late competence development ComFB family protein, with product MIIEKYHIFNVMEHLVEDITNEMFSMPNVDMCVCDRCRADVIALALNHLHPKYVVTEKGRIFSELETYTFQMRAEVLTEVLKAMEKVKVRPSHPKEESVYKKVKIDLDDLEKHFDNIQKKKDQK from the coding sequence ATGATTATAGAAAAATATCATATTTTTAATGTGATGGAGCATTTAGTTGAAGATATAACGAATGAAATGTTTAGTATGCCAAATGTGGATATGTGTGTATGTGATAGATGTCGTGCAGATGTAATAGCATTGGCTTTAAATCATTTGCATCCAAAATATGTAGTAACTGAAAAAGGAAGAATTTTTTCTGAACTTGAAACATATACGTTTCAGATGAGAGCAGAGGTATTAACAGAAGTTTTAAAAGCTATGGAAAAGGTAAAAGTAAGGCCGTCGCATCCAAAAGAAGAATCTGTTTACAAAAAAGTAAAGATAGATTTAGATGATCTTGAGAAGCATTTTGATAATATTCAAAAAAAGAAAGATCAAAAATAA
- the rsmD gene encoding 16S rRNA (guanine(966)-N(2))-methyltransferase RsmD — MLTIENGDLKGRKINIVSDKRTRYTPANVRRALLNIIDVTGMNSLEIFGGSGVVSFEFISSGAEKATIIETSRKACSTIIKNAKKMKIDNKIKLICSDFRKIVVKLTEKYDIIFMDPPFQMGLAGEALKKISENKNIYDENTIIIVEHSKREKLEKKYGDLTIYKEYNYGDIKLSIYLKEGE; from the coding sequence ATGTTAACAATAGAGAATGGAGATTTAAAAGGAAGAAAAATAAATATTGTTTCAGATAAGAGAACAAGATATACGCCAGCTAATGTTAGAAGGGCATTGTTAAATATAATAGATGTAACGGGTATGAATTCTTTAGAGATATTTGGAGGATCAGGAGTTGTATCTTTCGAATTTATAAGTTCTGGTGCAGAAAAAGCAACAATTATTGAAACTTCAAGAAAAGCCTGTTCTACAATAATAAAAAATGCGAAAAAGATGAAAATTGATAATAAAATTAAATTAATATGTTCTGATTTTAGAAAAATTGTTGTAAAGTTAACTGAAAAATACGATATAATATTTATGGATCCACCATTTCAAATGGGATTGGCAGGAGAAGCGTTAAAGAAAATAAGTGAAAATAAAAATATTTATGATGAAAATACTATAATAATTGTAGAACATTCAAAAAGAGAGAAATTAGAAAAAAAATATGGTGATTTAACAATTTATAAGGAGTATAATTATGGTGATATAAAACTATCCATCTATTTAAAGGAAGGTGAATAA
- the recG gene encoding ATP-dependent DNA helicase RecG, protein MNLEDYFNELESYLKIGLDGKISWKNFFPQLYNLCKKSINIIKKEKGLKEKIGSFLAYYKPIAVLPDERKIKRVKQGLELVEKLRRQYLIDEPEVPHKDLPLKTDIKFIRGVGNKRATMMRELGINNIEDTFYFFPRDYEDRREIKAIIDCYHGQNCLIVGRIINFEEKKVGTLKILSYVLEDKHDSVIVLTWFNQDYIKRFLQIGMKVAVYGTVEVEFGRKQIKNPDFQVITSIKEVKTGILPIYPLKKGLYQNSMRTIFSETIQYSHNVKEFLPEEIINKYQFITFPQRIKGIHFPKSYYHLEKAKETLKYEEIFLFEFSVLIQKQKIQLKEGISKNIKGILAKEFIFSLPFKLTKSQIKVFEEIREDMKKAIPMNRLLQGDVGSGKTVVSELALIDNYESGYQGAVMVPTSVLAKQQYKKLKEDLEKLGIKVEILLGETKKSEKKKIKENLLNNQIDVLIGTHALIQDDVIFKNLGLVVIDEQHRFGVKQRLALINKGKMPDILFMTATPIPRTLAMTLYGDLDVSLITEMPSGRKKVKTVLVKENKINEIYKFIEKELESKNQAFFVYPLIEESEVLDLKAATEMYEILKERFKKYGVGLLHGKMSSEEKNNIMEKFVNKEFSVLISTTVIEVGVDIPDATIMVIEHAERFGLSQLHQLRGRVGRSKKQAYCFLIVSQSVSGETREKLRKFADTTNGFEVSEIDLQWRGPGKFFGTEQHGLPDFKFIDILNDPELIEKARKDVFEILKKDPELKDHKNLKKEIYRRYGKSLKMLEA, encoded by the coding sequence ATGAATCTTGAAGATTATTTTAATGAACTTGAATCTTATCTAAAAATTGGATTAGATGGAAAGATATCATGGAAGAATTTTTTTCCTCAATTATATAATTTATGCAAAAAAAGTATAAACATAATAAAAAAAGAAAAGGGCCTAAAAGAAAAAATAGGCTCCTTTTTAGCATATTATAAGCCAATAGCTGTATTGCCTGATGAGAGGAAAATTAAAAGAGTTAAGCAAGGATTAGAATTAGTTGAAAAACTAAGAAGACAGTATTTAATAGATGAACCAGAGGTTCCACATAAAGATTTGCCATTAAAGACAGATATAAAATTTATAAGAGGTGTTGGAAATAAACGAGCAACTATGATGAGAGAACTTGGAATAAATAATATAGAAGACACATTTTATTTTTTTCCAAGAGACTATGAAGACAGACGTGAAATAAAAGCAATTATAGATTGTTATCATGGCCAAAATTGTTTAATTGTAGGTAGAATTATTAATTTTGAAGAAAAGAAAGTAGGTACATTAAAAATTCTTTCTTACGTTCTTGAAGATAAGCATGATTCTGTTATAGTTTTAACATGGTTTAATCAAGATTATATAAAGAGATTTCTACAAATAGGAATGAAAGTTGCAGTTTATGGGACAGTAGAAGTTGAATTTGGTAGGAAACAAATAAAAAATCCTGATTTTCAAGTTATAACTTCTATAAAAGAAGTGAAAACTGGGATTTTGCCAATTTATCCATTAAAAAAAGGATTGTATCAAAATAGTATGAGAACTATCTTTTCTGAAACCATTCAATATTCTCATAATGTAAAAGAATTTTTACCAGAAGAAATTATAAATAAATATCAATTTATAACATTTCCTCAAAGAATAAAAGGTATTCATTTTCCAAAAAGTTATTATCATTTAGAAAAAGCGAAAGAAACTTTAAAATATGAAGAAATTTTTTTATTTGAATTTTCTGTACTAATACAAAAACAAAAAATACAATTAAAAGAAGGTATTTCAAAAAATATTAAAGGGATATTAGCCAAAGAATTTATTTTTAGTCTTCCATTCAAATTAACTAAATCACAAATAAAAGTTTTTGAAGAAATTAGGGAAGATATGAAAAAGGCAATACCAATGAATAGGTTACTTCAAGGGGATGTTGGATCAGGTAAAACGGTAGTTTCGGAACTTGCTCTTATAGATAATTATGAAAGTGGATATCAGGGTGCAGTAATGGTTCCAACATCAGTTTTGGCAAAACAGCAATATAAAAAATTAAAAGAAGATCTGGAAAAACTGGGTATAAAAGTAGAAATTTTGTTAGGAGAAACAAAAAAATCTGAAAAAAAGAAGATAAAGGAGAATTTATTAAATAATCAAATTGATGTTTTAATAGGAACACATGCATTGATTCAGGATGATGTTATATTTAAAAATTTGGGATTAGTTGTAATAGATGAACAACATAGATTTGGTGTAAAGCAACGATTAGCATTAATAAACAAAGGTAAAATGCCAGATATTTTATTTATGACAGCAACGCCTATTCCGCGGACATTAGCTATGACATTATATGGTGATTTGGACGTTTCATTAATAACAGAGATGCCATCTGGAAGAAAAAAAGTAAAAACTGTTTTAGTAAAAGAAAATAAAATAAATGAAATATATAAATTTATTGAAAAAGAATTAGAGTCAAAAAATCAGGCCTTTTTTGTTTATCCATTGATAGAAGAATCAGAGGTTCTGGATTTAAAAGCTGCAACTGAAATGTATGAAATATTAAAAGAAAGATTTAAAAAATATGGAGTAGGATTATTACATGGTAAAATGTCATCAGAAGAAAAAAATAATATTATGGAAAAATTTGTTAATAAAGAATTTAGTGTTTTGATTTCAACAACTGTTATTGAAGTTGGAGTTGATATACCAGATGCAACTATAATGGTTATAGAACATGCAGAAAGATTTGGTTTATCTCAATTACATCAGTTAAGAGGGAGAGTTGGAAGAAGCAAAAAACAGGCATACTGTTTTTTGATAGTAAGCCAAAGTGTTTCAGGTGAAACACGTGAAAAATTGAGGAAATTTGCCGATACTACAAATGGTTTTGAAGTTTCCGAAATTGACTTACAATGGAGAGGGCCAGGGAAATTTTTTGGAACAGAACAACATGGATTACCTGATTTCAAATTTATAGATATATTGAATGATCCGGAATTAATAGAAAAAGCTAGAAAGGATGTTTTTGAAATCTTAAAAAAGGATCCAGAATTAAAAGATCATAAAAATTTAAAAAAGGAAATATATAGGCGTTATGGTAAAAGTTTAAAAATGTTAGAAGCGTAG
- a CDS encoding DegV family protein, whose product MKRAIIIDSGCSPTNDWIEKYHLNFMGMKVYVDGKEYTDGVDLNHKEFYEIVRNSEEIHTAQPSLKELMNMYESLKEEGFDEIIDIHFSSKMSGLYNTAQMARNMLNNINVKIIDTKMVSIGASLVARRIVELLSDENKTFEEVEELVQTIIDNTFMEFSVPTLKYLVKNGRIGKAAGMAGTLLKIVPVLTVEDGEITPLVKVRGINKAFKVMADNAFEFIKDRPHNIKIYKVHGFDSNKEHEDKVFNLFMEKFEKLNYNYELIEGRIWPTVACHSGPEVFGLAVYGEENPL is encoded by the coding sequence ATGAAAAGAGCAATTATAATAGATTCTGGTTGTTCTCCAACAAACGATTGGATAGAAAAATATCATTTGAATTTCATGGGTATGAAAGTGTATGTTGATGGTAAAGAATATACAGATGGTGTAGATTTAAACCATAAGGAATTTTATGAAATAGTGAGGAATTCGGAGGAGATACATACAGCACAACCATCATTAAAAGAATTAATGAATATGTATGAAAGTTTAAAAGAAGAAGGATTTGATGAAATCATTGATATTCATTTTTCATCAAAGATGTCAGGATTATATAATACTGCACAGATGGCCAGAAACATGTTAAATAATATTAATGTTAAAATTATAGATACAAAGATGGTATCTATAGGAGCTTCTCTTGTTGCAAGAAGAATTGTTGAATTATTATCAGATGAAAATAAAACATTTGAAGAAGTAGAAGAATTAGTACAAACAATTATTGATAATACATTTATGGAATTTTCCGTGCCTACGTTAAAATATCTTGTGAAAAATGGGAGAATAGGAAAGGCAGCAGGAATGGCTGGTACATTATTGAAAATAGTTCCTGTTTTAACAGTAGAAGATGGAGAAATAACTCCCTTAGTTAAAGTTAGAGGGATAAATAAAGCATTTAAAGTAATGGCAGACAATGCATTTGAATTCATAAAAGATAGACCCCATAATATAAAAATATATAAAGTTCATGGGTTTGATTCAAATAAAGAACATGAGGATAAAGTCTTTAATCTTTTTATGGAAAAATTTGAAAAATTAAATTATAATTATGAATTAATAGAAGGTAGAATATGGCCAACTGTTGCATGTCATAGTGGCCCCGAAGTTTTTGGACTTGCAGTGTATGGGGAGGAAAATCCGTTATAA
- a CDS encoding O-antigen ligase family protein produces the protein MKELLKYPKDILISGIFFLLLPFLMVPSWVYEYSTQKHLVFSIFYTIMFFYYFYKIQKEKYEIKYSLNHIYFSLFGLATVISLISVIIQNRYYFRYSFEVSFYTLMIVLVSYILTNRFGKKFEYIEAALFIFLITGFIIGLDGLLNKFFGYDFFFGKYGDPSQRITLRTTIGNPNFVSDYMGQMIPIGIYFALSKKSGILKRIFAIISVFVMFWVLLFAQTRSIYLSFFLGMGIFSIFFTLSILKNKDGEKFKYIKSKNFIIPLVLIILILSFLLVMFNIPSPFNKEGEVVAAKRFEAISSVSSWDERTLSWLAAVEQWKDKNHLENRFIGGGIATYPVYAVRYMADIQAENPAKFYYAWNNFKRAHNDYLQVLGETGILGFIPVVLLLLGLVTTFLKRVFKIYDFDKILMFNLFAWSLTIVAIHSFTEFPMHLHPNIMSALFIISIAVSEQFGETRKFNIDKKRLKTIFLVFIIIGIIVSYLKIQSTAAEVYFKIGNTEYMKIDAYENVVKNQIPKIINQIDDKIRELKNYKVTSPLELQKISAEIKNLEDQKKKYLTAKSEYENKAFNSYKKAKEYFLKSLKANSAFGKSGFYLAQLLAKTPYRLMEVDYNNLEKYMDMKTPEYEFMLNKFNGAIDLMPFNRYQIRDTIKNLYELLKTQNNTQLLQALAYVQTIQDEIDQLESNYTSFNEKNAYRLIAKLNVLIFQNLMNLEKYFESDEKVVKEIDKLKKKYYNDFVHWYNKTIEILPGGWNRFPEWEDVYTEYMKIMFNFNQYLGYEKTVKNIIEISEKESKADYYMAKKFRGIPDKSFDFFESLYFHLKSINKNELAIELSNSVVENYKEVYKFYVEYLKKYPDYRYKNRVENFIKTYEFLKK, from the coding sequence ATGAAAGAATTATTGAAATACCCAAAAGACATACTAATATCGGGTATCTTTTTTTTGTTGTTGCCTTTTTTAATGGTTCCTAGTTGGGTGTATGAATATTCTACTCAAAAACATCTCGTGTTTTCAATATTTTATACTATTATGTTTTTTTATTATTTTTATAAAATACAAAAAGAAAAATATGAAATAAAATATTCTTTGAACCATATTTATTTTTCTTTATTTGGCTTAGCCACTGTAATCTCATTAATTAGCGTTATTATACAAAACAGATATTATTTTAGATACTCCTTTGAAGTTTCTTTTTATACATTGATGATTGTTTTAGTCTCATATATACTGACTAACCGATTTGGTAAAAAATTTGAATATATTGAAGCAGCATTGTTTATATTTTTAATAACCGGGTTTATTATAGGACTCGATGGCCTTTTAAATAAGTTTTTTGGTTATGATTTCTTTTTCGGAAAATATGGGGATCCTTCGCAACGAATTACATTAAGGACTACTATTGGTAATCCGAATTTTGTTTCAGATTATATGGGGCAAATGATACCTATAGGTATCTATTTTGCTTTATCTAAAAAATCAGGTATCTTAAAAAGAATATTTGCAATAATAAGTGTTTTTGTTATGTTTTGGGTTTTATTATTTGCTCAAACACGTTCCATTTATCTTTCGTTCTTTTTAGGAATGGGAATATTTTCAATATTTTTTACATTAAGTATATTGAAAAATAAAGATGGTGAAAAATTTAAATATATAAAATCAAAAAATTTTATTATTCCTTTAGTTTTGATAATTTTAATATTATCTTTCTTGTTAGTAATGTTTAATATACCATCTCCTTTTAATAAAGAAGGAGAAGTTGTTGCTGCAAAAAGATTTGAAGCCATCTCTTCTGTTTCATCATGGGATGAAAGAACGCTATCTTGGTTAGCGGCTGTAGAGCAATGGAAAGATAAAAATCATTTAGAAAATAGATTTATAGGTGGAGGAATAGCTACTTATCCTGTTTATGCTGTTAGATATATGGCAGATATTCAGGCAGAAAATCCTGCTAAGTTTTATTATGCATGGAACAATTTTAAAAGAGCACATAATGATTATTTACAGGTATTAGGGGAAACTGGGATTTTGGGTTTTATTCCTGTAGTATTGTTATTATTAGGATTAGTTACTACATTTCTTAAAAGAGTATTTAAAATATATGATTTTGACAAAATTTTAATGTTTAATTTATTTGCCTGGAGTCTGACAATTGTTGCAATACATTCATTTACTGAATTTCCTATGCATTTACACCCTAATATAATGTCAGCACTATTTATAATTTCTATAGCAGTATCAGAACAATTTGGCGAAACAAGAAAGTTTAATATTGATAAAAAGAGATTAAAAACAATTTTTTTAGTATTTATTATAATTGGAATTATTGTTTCATATTTAAAAATTCAATCAACCGCTGCAGAAGTATATTTCAAAATTGGAAATACTGAATATATGAAAATAGATGCATATGAAAATGTTGTAAAAAATCAAATTCCAAAGATTATAAATCAAATTGATGATAAAATAAGGGAATTAAAAAATTATAAAGTAACAAGCCCTCTTGAATTGCAAAAAATATCTGCTGAAATAAAAAATTTAGAAGATCAAAAGAAAAAATATTTAACAGCAAAATCTGAATATGAAAATAAAGCATTTAATTCTTATAAAAAAGCAAAGGAATATTTTTTGAAATCATTGAAGGCTAATTCAGCATTTGGAAAATCAGGTTTTTACTTGGCACAATTGTTAGCAAAAACTCCATATAGATTAATGGAAGTAGATTATAATAATTTAGAAAAATATATGGATATGAAGACACCGGAATATGAATTTATGTTAAATAAATTCAACGGTGCAATAGATTTAATGCCTTTTAATAGGTATCAAATTAGAGATACAATAAAGAATCTATATGAGTTATTAAAAACTCAAAATAATACACAATTATTGCAGGCACTGGCTTATGTTCAAACTATACAGGATGAAATAGATCAGTTAGAAAGTAATTACACATCATTTAATGAAAAAAATGCTTATAGATTAATAGCCAAATTAAATGTTCTAATTTTCCAAAATTTAATGAATCTTGAAAAATATTTTGAATCAGATGAAAAAGTTGTTAAAGAAATAGATAAATTGAAGAAAAAATATTATAATGATTTTGTTCATTGGTATAATAAGACTATAGAAATTTTACCTGGAGGTTGGAACAGATTTCCAGAATGGGAAGATGTTTATACAGAATATATGAAAATAATGTTTAACTTTAATCAATATCTTGGATATGAAAAAACAGTTAAAAACATTATTGAAATATCAGAAAAAGAAAGTAAAGCAGATTATTATATGGCAAAAAAATTCAGAGGTATTCCTGATAAATCATTTGATTTCTTTGAGAGCTTATATTTTCATTTAAAATCAATAAATAAAAATGAATTAGCTATTGAATTATCAAATTCTGTTGTTGAAAACTATAAAGAAGTATATAAATTCTATGTAGAATATTTAAAAAAATATCCTGATTATAGATATAAAAATAGAGTAGAGAATTTCATAAAAACATATGAATTTTTAAAGAAATGA
- a CDS encoding metal-sensing transcriptional repressor has protein sequence MEKNTHHMKHKKSLNVLKTARGQVEAVIKMVEDNRYCIDISKQILASISLLKKANSQILKEHLETCVRSAAYSNNPDEIETKIKELEEVIEYINKTL, from the coding sequence ATGGAAAAAAACACACACCACATGAAACATAAAAAATCATTAAATGTATTAAAAACTGCACGTGGCCAGGTAGAAGCCGTTATAAAAATGGTTGAAGATAACAGATATTGCATAGATATCTCAAAGCAAATCTTGGCTTCAATTTCATTACTCAAAAAAGCAAATTCTCAAATACTTAAAGAGCATCTCGAAACTTGTGTTAGATCAGCTGCTTATTCTAACAATCCAGATGAAATCGAAACCAAAATCAAAGAACTTGAAGAAGTAATTGAATATATAAATAAAACATTATAA
- a CDS encoding FeoA family protein, which translates to MIIPLSSLKIGMDGTIIRLEFEESIKERFIAMGIIPGKKITYVHESPFGDPMVFKIDDNKIMIRRNEAEKIFIDVTEEIFSLDETTSGTYEIFLIKGGVFFRKELENLNIKCGSKINVLNNHFGKVIVNINGKQLIFGKGRSKKILVKKIG; encoded by the coding sequence GTGATAATACCATTAAGTAGTTTAAAAATAGGAATGGACGGAACTATTATCAGATTAGAATTTGAGGAGTCTATTAAAGAAAGATTTATTGCAATGGGAATAATACCTGGAAAAAAAATTACTTATGTACACGAATCTCCATTTGGAGATCCAATGGTTTTTAAAATTGATGATAATAAAATCATGATAAGAAGAAATGAAGCTGAAAAAATATTTATAGATGTAACTGAGGAAATATTTTCTTTAGATGAAACTACTTCTGGAACATATGAAATTTTTTTAATTAAAGGTGGAGTTTTTTTCAGAAAAGAATTAGAAAACCTGAATATAAAATGTGGATCAAAAATAAATGTACTAAATAATCATTTTGGTAAAGTAATAGTAAATATAAATGGAAAACAATTAATTTTTGGGAAGGGAAGATCAAAAAAGATCCTCGTAAAAAAAATTGGATAA